The following proteins come from a genomic window of Nostoc sp. TCL26-01:
- a CDS encoding NACHT domain-containing protein, producing MTTPEELNAILERIVQKQQTETDITVLQQWLSGGGQIVSQQGKYAVHLGQGQEIHIGDRTYHGADAEIIREIVRSLLEELKVTGQFAAFKEQNQQSVDELVQQVRSRIHDDIQKLHSTMPLWGVDHWVPLGDLFVDVNILEELSSSRRSELDDLWQDFSKNPSYRSLDRIGLGRERQRVSGLVVLAKNTNLMVVGKPGSGKTTYLQRIVTECNAGNLQAHRIPTLIKLREFVEDGRKFAYLLERYFEQCWQLSNTEINLIFHQGRALVLLDGLDEVTGENGKNITKQIKQFARSYPQVQVIVTCRTQSQESRFERFDYVEVADFNQAQVRLFAEDWFLAVIGDDSAGLVRSHEFLNQLFLEANKPIQDLAITPILLSLTCAVFNQTGKFYSKRSKLYEEGLELLLEQWDKSREIERDEIYRDLSLERKLELLSYLAVKKFEQPQYVLFEQSEIEGYIAEFLGIRLRDSRVVLKAIASQHGLLIERSQKVWSFSHLTFQEYLVAKWFCNDFCEHFIAHILDRHWQEVFLLTVEIVDNPEEILCLLKTEIDCYLSNDHKLQKFFSLLVKKANSVDTSLKPASIRAFYFGLEFAVPKLTGPDIDFDTRLVSKLNDIPYDLHPLEYGCNDITVDVSLANMIAISQNGFIDPDFAMPQCSEILESNFLQKLKKTIEEIPDIFIDRIKFDEWEEKYSLM from the coding sequence ATGACCACCCCTGAAGAACTAAACGCCATACTTGAGCGAATCGTCCAAAAACAGCAGACTGAAACTGACATAACAGTTCTGCAACAATGGCTTAGTGGTGGTGGTCAAATTGTCTCTCAGCAAGGGAAATATGCAGTCCACCTGGGACAAGGACAGGAAATTCATATAGGCGATCGCACTTATCATGGCGCAGATGCAGAAATAATTCGAGAAATTGTCCGGTCTCTCCTTGAGGAACTAAAAGTCACTGGTCAATTTGCCGCATTTAAAGAGCAGAACCAGCAGTCTGTTGATGAACTGGTGCAACAAGTGCGATCGCGCATTCATGATGATATTCAGAAATTACATAGCACGATGCCACTATGGGGTGTAGATCACTGGGTTCCTTTAGGTGATTTGTTTGTAGATGTGAACATCCTAGAGGAACTGAGCAGTAGTCGTAGGTCAGAACTCGATGACCTGTGGCAAGATTTCAGTAAGAATCCAAGCTATCGCAGTTTGGATCGCATTGGCTTAGGTAGAGAGCGACAAAGGGTTTCAGGACTAGTGGTACTGGCGAAAAATACAAATCTCATGGTGGTGGGTAAACCAGGTTCAGGGAAGACCACTTATTTGCAACGAATAGTTACCGAGTGCAACGCTGGCAATTTACAAGCGCATCGAATTCCTACCTTGATTAAATTACGAGAGTTTGTAGAAGATGGACGTAAGTTTGCCTATTTGCTGGAGCGTTATTTTGAGCAGTGCTGGCAATTATCAAACACAGAAATTAATTTGATTTTCCATCAAGGTCGAGCATTGGTATTGCTAGATGGTTTAGATGAAGTCACAGGGGAAAATGGTAAAAATATCACCAAGCAAATTAAGCAGTTTGCTCGTTCTTATCCGCAGGTGCAGGTAATTGTAACCTGTCGGACGCAAAGCCAAGAATCGCGGTTTGAGCGTTTTGATTATGTAGAAGTAGCAGATTTTAATCAAGCTCAAGTGAGATTATTTGCCGAGGATTGGTTTTTGGCAGTTATTGGGGATGACTCAGCAGGATTAGTGCGATCGCATGAGTTTCTCAATCAGCTTTTTTTGGAAGCGAATAAACCGATACAAGATTTAGCAATTACACCAATTTTACTGAGTTTGACTTGTGCCGTATTTAACCAAACTGGCAAGTTCTACTCAAAGCGTTCCAAGCTTTATGAGGAAGGGTTAGAGCTACTACTAGAGCAGTGGGATAAGTCAAGGGAGATTGAGCGAGATGAGATTTACCGAGATTTATCACTGGAACGAAAGCTGGAGTTACTTAGTTATCTGGCGGTGAAAAAGTTTGAGCAGCCGCAGTATGTTTTATTTGAGCAGTCAGAAATTGAGGGTTACATAGCAGAGTTTTTGGGAATTAGGCTGCGGGATAGTCGAGTAGTTTTGAAAGCGATCGCTTCTCAGCATGGGTTGTTGATTGAGCGATCGCAGAAAGTTTGGTCTTTTTCACACCTGACGTTTCAAGAATATTTAGTAGCGAAGTGGTTTTGTAATGACTTTTGTGAACATTTCATAGCCCATATTTTAGATAGACATTGGCAAGAAGTTTTTTTATTAACTGTTGAAATAGTAGATAATCCTGAAGAAATACTCTGCTTACTCAAAACAGAAATTGACTGTTATTTGTCAAATGATCATAAACTTCAGAAGTTTTTTTCATTGTTAGTTAAAAAGGCAAATTCAGTAGATACTAGCTTGAAACCAGCCTCGATTAGAGCATTTTATTTCGGTCTTGAATTTGCTGTGCCTAAGCTGACTGGACCTGATATAGATTTTGATACAAGACTTGTTAGTAAACTTAATGATATTCCGTATGACCTACATCCTCTTGAATATGGATGCAATGATATTACTGTTGACGTGTCCCTCGCTAATATGATCGCTATATCTCAAAATGGATTTATCGATCCTGACTTTGCTATGCCACAATGTAGTGAAATACTTGAAAGCAATTTTTTACAAAAACTAAAAAAAACAATTGAGGAAATCCCTGACATCTTCATTGATAGAATTAAATTTGATGAGTGGGAAGAAAAATATAGCTTAATGTGA
- the cas10 gene encoding type III-B CRISPR-associated protein Cas10/Cmr2 — MNVYHRKIYAFLRAIEKIDWLRVDLNYIYDNLACLQPYLADLQKWWESQNAEQALRISSSSDRVSLNDVVIQSNENHITVCHSISGEQQKITVTAFDKSLDISRIAQEEDAETVFWWFWRYLPELLVNQDARNALLIPTHRILPDCPLHSYQSTVSALTGAIFSDENESDSSNKSPYLLLFTFSPIQEFIKSSRKFLDFWAGSFLLHYFSALLCFEVAKKYGPDTVITPSLWSQEIIDALMIEHFSELPQIQAIFKNPCQHIKIDPANNFESSHSQSLSTAGFPNVITILMPNQQKAVELGKYLEQTLKDTWLKISRDVRSSVKERVRDLVENQEELQRTWEIIAREFIHVMDEQELSEIWNLITDEFVQDKNETELEQDKLTKIKKGRDIKKTLQDFYQGGNWEWNQLWDVQINNTWETYFVAVPLGSPEQPLEIEQGNHQLQAWINSQNQIAQPIIELPSPAEQPVYGKFNVGSWWGSLQARLGNGIQAIKNTRNWQIPVAPGERSTLSGQYSALYPRFNYQKFQNGFGVPSESLRLFWRVMALAYPGLFNGSEKLNAIELTKRMAWKYGGVAQSLGIPLSDDDDYEGLICFPNLCSIAAAHFASHNAPKVARYWQDLEQEFKQHPQFQNQESKYREFRKLTRRPFQVKRADEALRKDTDYQKGYNGVMFSSKWLADDMGLETSKTSGLEASETSALRSIVDKVQKRHFGDSSPADWWVLVLGDGDGMGGYVNGRKLKKYEDYIIKDLVDENHIRDKEAWEELLKNTRKRMGPATHVGLNRALLDFSNRLVPYITEQRCCGRVIYSGGDDVMVALPLADLPKFLRSLRAAWCGSEDPEDEFRCMGGYWQWNEEIPKPADIPSRPLFTMGKEATMSLGVVIAHKSVPLPTVLEKLWSAEKDKAKKLLGGIVKDKKIPNKDGLCFQIIYGSGNTLEALMKGHLLESWWKFIEASQNYEQVDFSPIMYRLAEDLLRHADVTENDKLFRQVAEVVFQSRNQQVPEDVKNALLNWLDEWEEWAFCIGKKSKENQDNALGNEPEDMSMLLKFTAFLMSRWQVESNWIQETENEKMVCN, encoded by the coding sequence ATGAATGTTTATCATAGAAAAATATATGCGTTCTTACGAGCAATAGAAAAAATTGATTGGCTGAGAGTAGATTTGAATTATATTTACGATAATTTAGCTTGTTTACAGCCATATTTGGCAGATTTACAGAAATGGTGGGAAAGCCAAAATGCTGAACAAGCATTACGTATCAGCAGTTCCTCGGATCGTGTTAGCTTGAATGATGTAGTAATTCAAAGTAATGAAAATCACATTACTGTTTGTCATAGCATTAGTGGAGAACAACAAAAAATTACAGTTACAGCATTTGACAAGTCCTTAGATATTAGTAGAATTGCTCAAGAAGAAGACGCAGAGACAGTATTTTGGTGGTTTTGGCGATACTTACCAGAACTGTTAGTTAATCAAGATGCAAGAAATGCTCTTTTAATTCCTACGCATCGGATTTTACCTGACTGTCCATTACACAGTTATCAAAGCACAGTTTCCGCCTTAACTGGAGCAATATTTTCTGATGAAAATGAGTCAGATTCTAGCAATAAATCTCCTTATTTACTGCTATTCACCTTTTCTCCTATCCAAGAGTTTATTAAGTCATCACGTAAATTTCTTGATTTCTGGGCTGGGTCATTTTTACTGCATTACTTTAGTGCATTACTTTGTTTTGAAGTTGCTAAAAAATATGGGCCAGATACAGTCATTACTCCTTCATTGTGGAGTCAAGAAATCATTGATGCCTTGATGATTGAACATTTTAGTGAATTACCACAAATTCAAGCAATATTTAAAAATCCTTGCCAACATATAAAAATTGATCCAGCAAACAATTTTGAAAGTTCTCATTCCCAAAGTTTAAGTACAGCAGGGTTTCCCAATGTAATTACTATTCTCATGCCTAATCAACAAAAAGCGGTAGAGTTAGGTAAGTATTTAGAACAAACTCTAAAAGACACTTGGCTAAAAATCAGCCGTGATGTCAGAAGTTCTGTCAAAGAAAGAGTAAGAGATTTAGTAGAAAATCAAGAAGAATTACAAAGAACTTGGGAAATAATTGCCAGAGAGTTTATCCATGTTATGGATGAACAGGAATTATCAGAAATTTGGAATTTAATCACTGACGAATTTGTACAAGATAAGAATGAAACAGAATTAGAACAAGATAAACTTACCAAGATAAAAAAAGGTCGAGATATTAAAAAAACTCTCCAAGATTTTTATCAAGGAGGTAATTGGGAATGGAATCAACTTTGGGATGTGCAAATTAATAACACATGGGAAACTTATTTTGTCGCAGTTCCGTTAGGTTCTCCTGAACAACCTCTAGAAATTGAGCAAGGAAATCATCAATTACAAGCATGGATAAATTCACAAAATCAGATAGCACAACCAATTATTGAGTTACCATCACCTGCGGAACAACCTGTATACGGAAAATTTAATGTAGGTTCGTGGTGGGGAAGTCTACAAGCACGTCTTGGTAACGGGATTCAAGCAATTAAAAATACCCGGAATTGGCAAATACCCGTTGCGCCTGGAGAACGTTCTACCCTTTCTGGTCAATATAGTGCTTTATATCCGCGCTTTAATTATCAAAAATTCCAAAATGGGTTCGGTGTACCTTCAGAATCGCTACGCTTATTTTGGCGTGTTATGGCACTCGCTTATCCAGGGTTATTCAACGGTTCTGAAAAACTGAATGCGATTGAATTAACTAAGCGTATGGCTTGGAAATATGGGGGTGTAGCACAATCTTTAGGAATTCCTTTGAGTGATGATGATGATTATGAAGGGTTAATTTGTTTCCCGAATCTTTGTTCTATTGCCGCAGCACATTTTGCAAGTCATAATGCTCCTAAAGTTGCAAGATATTGGCAAGATTTAGAACAGGAATTCAAACAACATCCGCAATTCCAAAATCAAGAGAGTAAGTACCGAGAATTTAGAAAACTTACCCGTCGTCCTTTTCAAGTCAAACGAGCGGATGAGGCTTTAAGAAAAGATACCGATTATCAAAAAGGTTACAACGGTGTAATGTTTTCTAGCAAATGGCTTGCAGATGATATGGGATTAGAAACTTCAAAAACATCGGGATTAGAAGCTTCAGAAACATCTGCGTTAAGAAGTATCGTTGATAAAGTTCAAAAAAGACACTTTGGTGATAGCAGTCCTGCTGATTGGTGGGTGTTGGTACTAGGTGATGGCGATGGGATGGGCGGTTATGTTAATGGACGTAAGCTCAAAAAATACGAAGATTACATTATTAAGGATTTAGTTGATGAAAATCATATCAGAGATAAAGAAGCATGGGAGGAATTATTAAAAAATACACGCAAAAGAATGGGGCCTGCTACTCACGTTGGACTCAACCGAGCATTGCTTGATTTTTCTAACCGCTTAGTTCCTTATATCACTGAACAGCGTTGTTGTGGGCGGGTCATTTATAGTGGTGGAGATGATGTAATGGTAGCATTACCATTAGCTGATTTACCTAAGTTTTTGCGTTCATTACGTGCCGCTTGGTGTGGTAGCGAAGACCCTGAAGATGAATTTAGGTGTATGGGTGGTTATTGGCAATGGAATGAAGAAATACCTAAGCCAGCCGATATTCCATCTCGTCCGTTATTTACTATGGGTAAAGAAGCAACGATGAGTTTAGGAGTAGTTATTGCTCACAAAAGTGTGCCTTTACCAACTGTTCTAGAAAAGTTATGGTCAGCAGAAAAAGATAAGGCGAAAAAGCTGTTAGGGGGAATTGTTAAAGATAAAAAAATACCTAATAAAGATGGTTTGTGCTTCCAAATAATTTACGGTTCTGGCAATACACTGGAAGCCTTAATGAAAGGGCATTTACTCGAAAGTTGGTGGAAATTTATCGAAGCTAGTCAAAATTATGAACAAGTAGATTTCAGCCCAATTATGTATAGATTAGCAGAGGATTTACTGCGTCATGCTGATGTTACAGAGAATGATAAGTTATTCCGACAAGTTGCTGAGGTGGTTTTTCAAAGTCGTAATCAACAAGTTCCTGAAGATGTCAAAAATGCTTTATTAAATTGGTTAGATGAATGGGAAGAGTGGGCTTTTTGCATAGGTAAAAAAAGCAAAGAAAATCAAGATAATGCTTTAGGGAATGAGCCAGAAGATATGTCTATGCTGTTAAAATTTACGGCGTTTTTGATGTCGCGTTGGCAAGTAGAAAGTAACTGGATTCAAGAAACTGAAAATGAAAAAATGGTATGCAATTGA